A window of Halostella salina contains these coding sequences:
- a CDS encoding DR2241 family protein, whose product MQPEQVEALREAAGEGVECDGLEAERGDDGYRFAVPGDERTGLNAEAFEAAARDAAAYVTNWHFWTREAPTHDARRAFLRWLEAADEHAVPDRYEALADGTARGWGQLRITVTLGDDGCRRYDLRHEADAGTPVADLDAFHDPRDARELVTFDDRERYRPLKTAPTLRTGWAFPDLSAADLVETVGVVYPATVVNWHREREGDLDVSHWRETAERQTGIYDIVDELDAEAVDRIAASCCVDSQCLKRREWDFDADHELDADRGDGEFPCREPCSLVVAAARKWTKLEEEEPHTYEFELTPSEKEQLEAIVDAVADGRVDEIREADVYEGANRYRARYLREKLFDDEGRLGGVPTEE is encoded by the coding sequence ATGCAACCAGAGCAGGTCGAGGCGCTCCGCGAGGCGGCCGGCGAGGGAGTCGAGTGCGACGGACTCGAAGCCGAGCGCGGCGACGACGGCTACCGCTTTGCCGTCCCCGGCGACGAGCGGACCGGCCTGAACGCCGAGGCGTTCGAGGCGGCCGCGCGGGACGCCGCGGCGTACGTCACGAACTGGCACTTCTGGACCCGCGAGGCCCCGACCCACGACGCCCGCCGGGCGTTCCTGCGCTGGCTCGAAGCGGCCGACGAGCACGCCGTGCCGGACCGCTACGAGGCGCTCGCCGACGGCACGGCACGCGGCTGGGGACAGCTTCGCATCACCGTGACGCTCGGCGACGACGGGTGCCGTCGCTACGACCTCCGCCACGAGGCCGATGCGGGGACGCCGGTCGCCGACCTCGACGCGTTCCACGACCCCCGGGACGCCCGCGAACTCGTTACGTTCGACGACCGGGAGCGCTACCGGCCGCTGAAGACCGCGCCGACGCTCCGGACGGGCTGGGCGTTCCCCGACCTCTCCGCGGCTGACCTCGTCGAAACCGTCGGGGTCGTCTACCCGGCGACGGTGGTGAACTGGCACCGCGAACGCGAGGGCGACCTCGACGTGTCCCACTGGCGCGAGACGGCCGAGCGACAGACCGGCATCTACGACATCGTCGACGAACTCGACGCCGAGGCCGTCGACCGCATCGCGGCGAGTTGCTGCGTCGACTCGCAGTGTCTCAAGCGCCGCGAGTGGGACTTCGACGCGGACCACGAACTCGACGCCGACCGGGGCGACGGCGAGTTCCCCTGCCGCGAACCCTGCTCGCTCGTGGTCGCGGCCGCGCGCAAGTGGACCAAACTGGAGGAAGAGGAGCCACACACCTACGAGTTCGAACTCACGCCCAGCGAGAAGGAACAGCTTGAGGCCATCGTCGACGCCGTCGCCGACGGTCGGGTCGACGAGATCCGCGAGGCCGACGTGTACGAGGGTGCGAACCGCTACCGGGCGCGATATCTGCGCGAGAAACTGTTCGACGACGAAGGTCGGCTCGGTGGCGTTCCGACCGAGGAGTAG
- a CDS encoding ArsR/SmtB family transcription factor, with protein sequence MSEDRDLADVLDALSDEYARAILAETSTEPMSAKTLSERCDASLPTVYRRIERLQEHDLVTERTRMKPDGGHHKVYTATLSSLTIDLDDGEYEATVERTDRAADLDADDAADRLTYMWENL encoded by the coding sequence GTGAGCGAGGACCGTGACCTGGCGGACGTACTCGACGCCCTCAGCGACGAGTACGCCCGGGCGATCCTCGCCGAAACGAGCACCGAGCCGATGTCCGCGAAAACGCTGAGCGAGCGCTGCGACGCGTCCCTCCCGACCGTGTACCGACGCATCGAACGGCTGCAGGAGCACGACCTCGTCACGGAACGGACCCGGATGAAACCTGACGGCGGGCATCACAAGGTGTACACGGCGACGCTGTCCTCGCTCACTATCGACCTCGACGACGGGGAGTACGAGGCCACCGTGGAGCGAACCGACCGTGCGGCGGATCTGGACGCGGACGACGCCGCGGACCGCCTCACCTACATGTGGGAGAACCTCTGA
- a CDS encoding LolA family protein, whose translation MPLTESPLRRAVVGVFAVFIIAAGLFAAFGGDTGASEPAPIGENASEQYAAIDGISATVTTEFEGPNSSSRTVMAVKERPDSQYLYQRTIEGPGNRTSIYANGSTMWLYDHDAGTATRQELPDTLGNGTSTGERVEDIFARINDKRGVSDVEDPNPGVSPLPVVSGPATTEPPVGEPSRNATEYDVTYLGTDTVDGRETHVVMLNGTLSGGNSSLLTNVTQKLWIDAERYYPLKYDQRYWIDGEQYRVRMTYSNVTFDPGLTDATFEFEPPENVTVERQTLPETTTYESRTALAAAAEMSVPEPRPPSGFEPDTFRRTSGEIRSVEVAYANATAEVSVTKSNRTGIVEITEENRAVADGRPVSYDELGGLNFAAWECGGHRYSVYGENVSKSTLLDVVATVECGESGDQERIDREYAMKTTPSSWSSLTSRVKPGR comes from the coding sequence ATGCCGCTCACCGAGTCCCCCCTCCGTCGCGCCGTCGTCGGCGTGTTCGCCGTGTTCATCATCGCCGCCGGGCTGTTCGCGGCGTTCGGCGGCGACACCGGCGCGTCGGAGCCGGCCCCCATCGGCGAAAACGCCTCCGAGCAGTACGCCGCGATAGACGGCATCTCGGCAACCGTGACGACCGAGTTCGAGGGTCCGAACAGTTCGTCCCGGACCGTGATGGCGGTCAAAGAGCGCCCCGACAGCCAGTATCTGTACCAGCGTACCATCGAAGGACCGGGTAACAGGACCTCGATCTACGCGAACGGATCGACGATGTGGCTGTACGACCACGACGCCGGGACGGCGACCCGGCAGGAGCTGCCCGACACCCTCGGAAACGGCACGTCGACGGGCGAGCGAGTCGAGGACATCTTCGCCCGAATAAACGACAAGCGCGGCGTGTCCGACGTCGAGGACCCGAACCCCGGCGTCTCCCCGCTGCCGGTCGTGTCGGGGCCGGCGACGACGGAGCCGCCGGTCGGCGAGCCGTCACGCAACGCCACCGAGTACGATGTGACCTACCTCGGGACGGACACGGTCGACGGGCGGGAGACGCATGTGGTCATGCTAAACGGGACGCTGTCGGGGGGCAACAGTAGCCTGCTGACGAACGTCACCCAGAAGCTCTGGATCGATGCCGAGCGGTACTACCCGCTGAAGTACGACCAGCGCTACTGGATCGACGGCGAACAGTACCGGGTCCGGATGACGTACTCCAACGTCACGTTCGATCCGGGGTTGACCGACGCCACGTTCGAGTTCGAGCCGCCGGAAAACGTCACCGTCGAACGGCAGACACTGCCCGAGACGACGACGTACGAATCACGGACGGCGCTCGCGGCGGCCGCCGAGATGTCCGTGCCTGAGCCGAGGCCGCCGTCAGGGTTCGAACCGGACACGTTCCGCCGGACGAGCGGCGAGATCCGGAGCGTGGAGGTCGCCTACGCCAACGCCACCGCGGAGGTGTCGGTGACGAAGTCGAACCGGACGGGGATCGTCGAGATCACCGAGGAGAACCGCGCCGTCGCCGACGGGCGGCCGGTGAGCTACGACGAACTCGGCGGGCTCAACTTCGCCGCCTGGGAGTGTGGCGGCCACCGGTACAGCGTGTACGGGGAGAACGTCAGCAAGTCCACGCTCCTGGACGTGGTGGCGACGGTGGAGTGTGGAGAGTCGGGGGATCAGGAGCGGATCGACAGGGAGTACGCGATGAAGACCACGCCGAGCAGCTGGAGCAGCCTGACCAGCAGGGTGAAGCCGGGCCGATAG
- a CDS encoding DUF7524 family protein, with product MPPTLSVHVSEDGLHSVRAEPPSFETEGPFDVELVNHGRAVHVHLNLMEGLERGVTLEATNHFVETDAVQRVSVGVVDGALPASGKLKVVTGYGAETAYVDVAVDEPAAPRTGTAELGEGESVAVDETLSEPAEQTQDVGTTGSEISDALRARENAPVAALAGVAVLVAAVTATLVDGVVAALGVGVVLAGVAVAGVLLIRE from the coding sequence GTGCCCCCGACGCTGTCGGTCCACGTGAGCGAGGACGGCCTCCACTCCGTGCGAGCGGAGCCGCCGTCGTTCGAGACCGAGGGACCGTTCGACGTGGAACTGGTCAACCACGGTCGGGCGGTGCACGTGCATCTGAACCTCATGGAGGGGCTGGAACGCGGCGTCACCCTTGAGGCGACGAACCACTTCGTCGAGACCGACGCCGTGCAACGCGTGAGCGTCGGCGTCGTCGACGGCGCGCTCCCGGCCAGCGGGAAACTGAAAGTCGTCACCGGCTACGGCGCGGAGACGGCCTACGTCGACGTGGCGGTCGACGAGCCGGCCGCGCCACGGACCGGTACCGCCGAACTCGGGGAGGGCGAGTCGGTGGCGGTCGACGAGACCCTGTCGGAGCCGGCAGAGCAGACCCAGGATGTGGGGACGACCGGGTCCGAGATATCGGACGCGCTCCGGGCGCGGGAGAACGCGCCGGTCGCCGCGCTTGCCGGCGTCGCCGTGCTCGTCGCGGCGGTCACCGCGACGCTGGTCGACGGGGTCGTCGCGGCGCTGGGCGTCGGCGTCGTGCTCGCGGGCGTCGCGGTCGCCGGCGTCCTGCTGATTCGCGAATGA
- a CDS encoding outer membrane lipoprotein-sorting protein, translating into MVPNSLRSSLPALLLVGMIALSGCLGAVAPGDSATETETDDPTTERPDEQAATATETAESDDETTEPPTDEELTESFRERLSGLDSITMTQEMTYVIDGNETTTETRTWARFDTGESRTKTLSPEAASGDVTIINESAMQRYDESESTVTVYDRSGTSQGTLGTTFGGLENASLQYEATEQVDGERTYRVSITPTNTVGTDVEVTGWIDAETYFPVRYESAAQTGEYNVSTTVEYENVTLNPDLPDSTFTFEDLPDDVTFETYETPDTETYNSREALTAASNLSVPDPDVPAGYEFESGMTVTGNTEQVSITYTNGTDRFTVTKIAATYDTNGENVTVGDQQGAYDELGSTAMVSWTCDGRTYSVTGPFDEDGLVEIAESMACH; encoded by the coding sequence ATGGTCCCCAACTCACTTCGGTCCTCCCTCCCGGCCCTGCTGCTCGTGGGGATGATCGCGCTCAGCGGCTGTCTGGGCGCGGTCGCCCCCGGCGACTCGGCCACGGAGACCGAGACGGACGACCCGACGACGGAACGCCCGGACGAACAGGCAGCGACGGCCACCGAGACTGCCGAAAGCGACGACGAGACGACCGAGCCGCCGACCGACGAGGAGCTGACCGAAAGCTTCCGTGAACGGCTGTCGGGCCTCGACAGCATCACGATGACCCAGGAGATGACCTACGTCATCGACGGGAACGAGACGACGACGGAGACGCGGACGTGGGCCCGCTTCGACACTGGCGAGTCCCGCACCAAGACGCTCTCGCCCGAAGCGGCCAGCGGTGACGTGACCATCATCAACGAGAGTGCGATGCAGCGTTACGACGAGAGCGAGTCGACGGTGACGGTGTACGACCGCAGCGGCACCTCACAGGGCACGCTCGGCACCACCTTCGGCGGCCTCGAAAACGCTAGCCTCCAGTACGAGGCGACAGAGCAGGTCGACGGCGAGCGGACCTACCGCGTCTCGATCACCCCGACCAACACCGTCGGGACCGACGTGGAGGTGACCGGCTGGATCGACGCCGAGACGTACTTCCCCGTCCGCTACGAGAGCGCCGCACAGACCGGCGAATACAACGTCTCGACGACCGTCGAGTACGAGAACGTGACCCTGAACCCCGACCTCCCGGACTCGACGTTCACGTTCGAGGACCTGCCCGACGACGTGACGTTCGAGACGTACGAGACGCCCGACACCGAGACGTACAACTCCCGCGAGGCGCTGACGGCGGCGTCGAACCTCTCGGTGCCCGACCCGGACGTGCCGGCGGGCTACGAGTTCGAATCCGGCATGACCGTGACGGGGAACACCGAACAGGTGTCGATCACCTACACGAACGGCACCGACCGGTTCACCGTCACGAAGATCGCCGCCACCTACGATACGAACGGCGAGAACGTCACCGTCGGCGACCAGCAGGGTGCGTACGACGAGCTCGGTAGCACCGCGATGGTCAGCTGGACCTGCGACGGCCGGACGTACTCGGTGACTGGCCCGTTCGACGAGGACGGCCTCGTCGAGATAGCGGAGTCGATGGCGTGTCACTGA
- a CDS encoding DUF7521 family protein: MTIATTPIEWAILAASAASTAVGLYVAYQAYRGYRRHSSRPMQYLSLGLVILLGVTFASAFVGSLLLRGGVVPGDYRPGFTLLVRLLQLLGVVFIAYSLSIRS, translated from the coding sequence ATGACCATCGCAACGACACCCATCGAGTGGGCCATCCTGGCCGCGTCAGCGGCCTCGACGGCCGTCGGACTGTACGTCGCCTATCAGGCATACCGCGGCTACCGCCGCCACAGCAGCAGGCCGATGCAGTACCTCTCGCTGGGGCTGGTCATCCTGCTCGGGGTGACGTTCGCCTCCGCGTTCGTCGGCTCCCTGCTGCTCCGGGGCGGGGTCGTTCCCGGCGACTATCGGCCCGGCTTCACCCTGCTGGTCAGGCTGCTCCAGCTGCTCGGCGTGGTCTTCATCGCGTACTCCCTGTCGATCCGCTCCTGA
- a CDS encoding methytransferase partner Trm112 produces the protein MKESLMDILCCPMDKHDLELEDEVREDGEIVDGSLVCTECGETYPIEDGIPNLLPPDMRDEAPA, from the coding sequence GTGAAGGAATCCCTCATGGACATACTCTGTTGCCCGATGGACAAGCACGACCTCGAACTCGAGGACGAAGTACGCGAGGACGGCGAGATCGTCGACGGGTCGCTGGTCTGCACCGAGTGCGGCGAGACGTACCCGATCGAGGACGGCATCCCGAACCTCCTGCCGCCGGACATGCGCGACGAAGCACCGGCCTGA
- a CDS encoding group I truncated hemoglobin, translating into MGNDQTLYDELGGEAAISAVVDEFYDRVLDDDQLVGYFEDTDMDELRGHQTKFLSAVTGGPVDYTGADMRAAHAHLDLTEDDFVRVAQHLEASLAEFDVPEEHIETILGEVSDLKGAILAD; encoded by the coding sequence ATGGGAAACGACCAGACGCTGTACGACGAACTGGGCGGCGAGGCGGCGATCAGCGCCGTCGTCGACGAGTTCTACGACCGCGTTCTCGACGACGACCAGCTCGTCGGCTACTTCGAGGACACCGACATGGACGAGCTTCGGGGCCACCAGACGAAGTTCCTCTCGGCCGTCACGGGCGGCCCGGTCGACTACACCGGCGCGGACATGCGTGCGGCTCACGCCCATCTGGACCTGACCGAGGACGATTTCGTTCGCGTCGCCCAGCATCTGGAGGCGAGCCTGGCCGAGTTCGACGTGCCGGAGGAACACATCGAGACGATCCTCGGCGAAGTGAGCGACCTGAAGGGCGCTATTCTGGCGGACT